One part of the Prochlorococcus marinus str. MIT 9313 genome encodes these proteins:
- a CDS encoding secondary thiamine-phosphate synthase enzyme YjbQ: MERGRATRNRSKQSNDRQQTLSAKQHAPLLLGQLCRPNLGSQSLPPTAMSLQQALHQLEIVTTGEGFTDLTAQLNHWIASSRIKRGVLHLTALHTSCSLTINENADPRVLTDLSAYLKALVPEEGFRPINDLGARRSYLHDDEGPDDMPAHIRTALTCSTLSLSIDQGRLLLGIWQAIYLWEHRRHGSHRRVAIHAIGEMNSHE, from the coding sequence ATGGAGAGAGGCAGAGCCACTCGCAATCGCAGCAAGCAAAGCAATGATCGCCAGCAGACCCTTTCAGCGAAACAGCACGCCCCATTGCTGCTAGGTCAACTGTGTAGACCAAACTTAGGCAGCCAGTCACTCCCCCCAACAGCGATGTCTCTTCAGCAAGCGTTACACCAGCTGGAGATCGTCACGACAGGAGAAGGCTTCACAGACCTCACTGCCCAACTCAATCATTGGATTGCCTCCTCGAGAATTAAGCGTGGCGTTCTCCACCTCACGGCATTGCACACCAGCTGCAGCCTCACCATCAACGAAAACGCAGACCCACGAGTGCTCACAGATCTCTCGGCTTATCTCAAGGCTCTCGTGCCAGAAGAGGGCTTCCGGCCGATCAACGACCTAGGCGCGCGGCGTTCCTATCTCCATGACGATGAAGGGCCAGACGATATGCCCGCGCATATCCGCACAGCTCTCACCTGCAGCACTCTTAGCCTCAGCATTGATCAAGGCAGGCTGCTACTAGGCATCTGGCAGGCGATTTATCTCTGGGAACATCGCCGGCATGGAAGCCACAGGCGGGTGGCGATCCACGCGATTGGCGAAATGAACAGCCATGAATGA
- the priA gene encoding replication restart helicase PriA, with amino-acid sequence MPHCPSERCAEVDVWVEAGREGRCFTYVDSRRLGVDLGDLVVVRLRGRRMHGLVMDRRISSPVDRGQDSGSEAPPRHLEAIEALVQSAAVDPLWFGWIEAMAVHCHISSFRMLKAALPPGWLGQRQSHQAEPRRLWWIQLESSAINPQNLPQRQADLQAALAAGGGGAWQRDLQAAGFGSGLVNGLIKRGLIRREKRQPTDASNGLSCSDACDQDLEVPQSLTVEQQEVVEAFQSQPLGTGMLLWGVTGSGKTEVYLQLAARELQAGRHCLILTPEIGLIPQLVDRFRRRFGTKVLEYHSGCSDRERVSTWRQGLTAATPLVVVGTRSAVFLPLAPLGLIVLDEEHDSSYKQESPMPCYHARDMAMDRARRTGARVVLGSATPSLVSWKNLAPQGQLALARLTRRISDQPLPPVHVVDMRQELADGHRRLISRPLMERLSALPEAGEQAVVLVPRRGYSSFLSCRSCGEVVQCPNCDVALTVHRSRQGHQWLRCHWCDHRAEVMSSCHKCGSKAFKPFGAGTQRVMEHLVEELQGLRLLRFDRDSTAGRDGHRRLLEQFAAGEADVLVGTQMLAKGMDLPRVTLAAVLAADGLLHRPDLQAGEQSLQLLMQLAGRAGRGERPGHVLVQTYCPDHPVIHHLVDGRYGEFLKEEACLRHEAGLVPYSRACLLRLSGDSAAVTATAAAVLAEQIKPLCEAQGWCLVGPAPAPIARVAGRSRWQLLLHGPEESRLPLPSGSTLWNGLPRGVSLAVDPDPIQL; translated from the coding sequence CTGCCCCACTGCCCTTCCGAACGCTGCGCAGAGGTGGACGTCTGGGTGGAGGCAGGCCGTGAAGGGCGGTGTTTCACCTATGTGGACAGCAGACGGTTAGGGGTGGATTTAGGGGATCTCGTCGTCGTTCGCTTGCGGGGACGAAGGATGCACGGCCTCGTGATGGATCGGCGGATCTCGTCTCCTGTTGATCGTGGCCAGGACTCTGGGAGTGAAGCACCGCCGCGTCACTTAGAGGCCATCGAGGCTCTTGTGCAGTCTGCGGCGGTAGATCCTCTCTGGTTTGGCTGGATTGAAGCGATGGCTGTTCATTGCCATATCAGTTCATTTCGCATGCTTAAAGCAGCTTTGCCGCCTGGTTGGCTCGGTCAGCGGCAGTCTCATCAGGCGGAGCCCCGTCGACTCTGGTGGATTCAACTCGAATCTTCTGCGATCAATCCCCAGAATCTTCCTCAGCGTCAGGCTGATTTGCAGGCGGCCTTGGCTGCAGGGGGTGGTGGTGCATGGCAGAGGGATCTTCAGGCTGCTGGCTTCGGGTCTGGTCTTGTCAATGGCCTCATCAAGCGAGGTCTCATTCGTAGGGAAAAGCGTCAACCTACTGATGCCTCCAACGGGCTTTCCTGCTCAGATGCTTGTGATCAGGATTTGGAGGTGCCTCAGTCTCTGACTGTTGAACAGCAGGAGGTTGTGGAGGCTTTCCAATCCCAGCCTCTTGGCACTGGGATGCTGCTTTGGGGGGTGACAGGCTCGGGCAAGACAGAGGTTTACTTGCAGCTTGCGGCAAGAGAACTGCAAGCCGGTCGTCATTGCTTGATTCTCACGCCGGAGATTGGTTTGATCCCTCAGTTGGTCGATCGTTTCCGTCGCCGTTTCGGAACCAAGGTTCTGGAATATCACAGTGGCTGTTCCGATCGTGAACGGGTGAGCACCTGGAGGCAGGGGCTTACTGCTGCCACTCCATTGGTGGTGGTTGGTACTCGTTCAGCAGTCTTTTTGCCATTGGCACCATTGGGTTTGATCGTGCTTGATGAGGAACACGACAGTTCTTACAAGCAGGAGTCACCCATGCCTTGCTACCACGCCCGTGATATGGCCATGGATAGGGCCAGGCGAACTGGCGCCAGGGTGGTGCTGGGAAGCGCTACGCCTTCGCTTGTCAGCTGGAAGAACCTCGCTCCTCAAGGCCAGCTTGCCTTGGCTCGACTGACCCGTCGCATTTCCGATCAGCCCTTACCGCCTGTGCATGTGGTTGATATGCGACAGGAATTGGCCGATGGCCATCGTCGCTTGATCAGCCGTCCATTGATGGAACGTCTTTCGGCATTGCCTGAGGCCGGTGAACAGGCGGTGGTGTTGGTGCCACGACGCGGCTACAGCAGCTTTTTGAGTTGTCGTAGCTGTGGAGAGGTCGTGCAGTGTCCTAACTGCGACGTGGCGCTTACGGTGCATCGCAGTCGTCAAGGGCACCAGTGGTTGCGTTGCCATTGGTGTGACCATCGTGCTGAGGTTATGTCCAGTTGCCATAAATGTGGATCGAAGGCTTTCAAACCCTTTGGTGCAGGCACGCAGCGCGTGATGGAGCATCTCGTTGAGGAGCTCCAGGGTCTGAGGTTGTTGCGTTTCGATCGTGACAGCACCGCTGGGCGTGATGGGCATCGCCGTTTACTGGAGCAATTTGCAGCAGGGGAGGCAGATGTGCTGGTTGGCACCCAGATGTTGGCCAAGGGTATGGATTTGCCTCGGGTCACTCTTGCGGCGGTGTTGGCTGCAGATGGTTTGCTGCATCGCCCTGATTTACAAGCTGGAGAGCAGAGCTTGCAACTGTTGATGCAATTGGCTGGTCGTGCAGGACGTGGCGAGCGGCCAGGTCATGTGCTTGTTCAGACCTATTGCCCTGATCATCCTGTGATTCACCATTTGGTGGATGGTCGCTATGGCGAGTTTCTGAAAGAAGAGGCCTGTCTTCGTCATGAGGCTGGTTTGGTGCCTTATAGCCGGGCCTGCTTGTTGCGTTTGTCAGGTGATTCAGCTGCCGTGACAGCCACAGCTGCTGCGGTCCTCGCTGAACAGATCAAACCCCTTTGTGAGGCTCAGGGTTGGTGTCTTGTAGGACCAGCGCCAGCTCCGATTGCACGGGTCGCTGGTCGAAGTCGTTGGCAACTGCTATTGCATGGTCCGGAGGAGAGTCGTTTGCCGCTGCCATCAGGATCGACTCTTTGGAATGGATTGCCCCGTGGGGTTTCCTTAGCGGTGGACCCAGATCCAATTCAGCTTTGA
- the hemC gene encoding hydroxymethylbilane synthase, with translation MVLTQLRIASRRSQLAMVQTNWVQAELEQAHPGLSISVEAMATQGDKILDVALAKIGDKGLFTKELEAQMLVGRADIAVHSLKDLPTNLPEGLMLGCVTEREDPADALVVNQKNAEHQLDTLPEGAIVGTSSLRRLAQLRHHYPHLVFKDVRGNVITRLEKLDAGNYDCLILAAAGLTRLGFGDRIHQLIPSEISLHAVGQGALGIECVEGHPEVLEAIKALEHKPTAQRCLAERALLRELEGGCQVPIGVNSRIEANELLLTGMVASLDGKRLIRDQQRGPIDRCEAIGKELAETLKSQGAGEILAEIFAAVRPEA, from the coding sequence ATGGTCCTCACCCAACTGCGCATCGCCTCACGCCGAAGCCAGCTGGCCATGGTGCAAACCAATTGGGTGCAAGCGGAACTGGAGCAAGCACACCCTGGCCTTTCCATCTCGGTAGAAGCGATGGCAACCCAGGGAGACAAAATTCTCGATGTCGCCCTTGCCAAGATCGGCGACAAAGGCCTGTTCACGAAAGAGCTTGAAGCTCAGATGCTGGTAGGGCGTGCTGATATAGCTGTTCATTCCCTCAAAGATCTACCCACCAATCTTCCCGAAGGGCTCATGCTTGGGTGCGTGACTGAGCGAGAAGACCCAGCCGACGCTCTGGTAGTGAATCAAAAGAATGCCGAGCATCAACTCGACACCCTGCCTGAAGGGGCAATCGTTGGCACAAGCTCGCTACGGCGTCTCGCCCAATTACGGCATCACTACCCCCATCTGGTGTTTAAGGATGTGCGCGGCAATGTGATCACCCGCCTTGAAAAACTGGATGCCGGCAACTATGACTGCCTGATCCTTGCAGCAGCAGGTCTGACAAGGCTTGGCTTTGGAGATCGCATTCATCAGTTGATTCCCAGCGAGATCTCCCTTCATGCCGTTGGCCAGGGAGCCCTAGGCATTGAATGCGTGGAGGGTCACCCCGAAGTCCTCGAGGCCATCAAGGCACTGGAACACAAACCAACAGCGCAGCGCTGCCTTGCTGAGCGGGCCTTACTAAGAGAACTAGAAGGGGGCTGCCAGGTCCCCATCGGTGTCAATAGCCGCATCGAAGCCAACGAATTACTGCTCACAGGCATGGTTGCCAGCTTGGATGGCAAACGCTTGATACGTGATCAGCAGCGCGGCCCAATTGATCGCTGTGAAGCCATCGGCAAGGAACTCGCTGAAACGCTGAAATCTCAAGGCGCTGGAGAGATCCTTGCGGAGATCTTCGCTGCTGTCAGGCCAGAAGCCTGA
- a CDS encoding L,D-transpeptidase, giving the protein MSSLFRRPFSLLPVSLILAGAVALPGMVQASVETSAENTEASVSPEVSAEKSESSASPESPADNSEVSASPEISTKVVLLLGRREISVIRDGEKLGPWPVAIGDPRTPTPTGVFKVENKVINPQYQSTKSGRVNPAIGVASPLGDRWIGFLQSGQNQFGIHGTPWPYWVNAKAAVTNGCVRMLHAHVRQLFDVVEVGTTVEILR; this is encoded by the coding sequence ATGTCAAGCCTGTTCCGTCGTCCGTTTTCGCTGTTGCCTGTTTCATTGATCCTGGCGGGAGCTGTTGCTTTACCAGGCATGGTTCAAGCATCTGTTGAGACCTCAGCGGAAAACACTGAAGCATCTGTATCGCCTGAAGTCTCAGCGGAAAAATCTGAATCGTCTGCATCGCCTGAGAGCCCAGCCGATAACTCTGAAGTGTCTGCATCGCCTGAGATCAGTACGAAAGTTGTCTTGCTGCTTGGTCGTCGTGAAATCAGTGTGATCCGCGATGGCGAGAAGCTTGGCCCCTGGCCGGTTGCTATTGGTGATCCTCGTACGCCTACTCCTACAGGTGTCTTCAAGGTGGAGAACAAAGTGATCAATCCGCAATATCAGAGCACCAAATCTGGGCGAGTGAATCCTGCGATTGGGGTTGCTAGTCCCCTTGGCGATCGCTGGATTGGCTTTTTGCAAAGTGGTCAGAACCAATTCGGCATTCATGGCACCCCATGGCCCTACTGGGTCAATGCAAAAGCTGCAGTCACCAATGGCTGTGTGCGCATGCTTCATGCGCATGTACGTCAGTTGTTTGACGTCGTCGAGGTGGGAACAACTGTGGAAATCCTGCGCTGA
- a CDS encoding CopG family transcriptional regulator — protein sequence MNDLPDELLKQLDRYAAMHGMDQKQAIEHLLRGALNLAIPDLSKSKPVKPTAGHKEAAPSSTANLFARRNGSKINQLVQQRHNPDAWAEDGGAETDVDLLVDRLHDLAESPDQEQSMPPEQT from the coding sequence ATGAATGATCTGCCTGATGAATTGTTAAAGCAACTTGATCGTTATGCCGCGATGCACGGCATGGATCAAAAACAAGCCATCGAGCATCTACTACGAGGTGCCCTCAATCTCGCCATTCCTGATCTCTCGAAGTCCAAGCCAGTCAAGCCAACTGCTGGCCACAAAGAAGCAGCACCAAGCAGCACAGCCAACTTATTCGCACGCCGCAATGGTTCCAAAATCAACCAATTGGTGCAGCAACGCCACAACCCTGATGCCTGGGCTGAAGATGGTGGTGCTGAGACCGACGTAGATCTGCTCGTTGATCGTCTCCACGATCTAGCTGAATCACCAGATCAGGAGCAATCGATGCCACCAGAACAAACATGA
- a CDS encoding thiol-disulfide oxidoreductase DCC family protein: protein MPQGMHLEQEMTVNVEPELTLLFDGACPFCCREVSFLRAHDRHGRLNFVDIDSSDYEPEAFAGISYRQAMGRMHALRRNGEVVRDVAVFREAYQLVDWGWLYAPTAWPGVARVVDGVYKIWARLRLRLTGRESLDQLCRCRMKRL, encoded by the coding sequence ATGCCGCAAGGAATGCACCTGGAACAGGAGATGACCGTCAATGTTGAACCTGAGCTCACCCTCTTGTTTGACGGGGCTTGTCCTTTTTGTTGCCGTGAAGTGAGCTTTTTACGCGCTCATGATCGTCACGGCCGCTTGAATTTTGTTGATATTGATTCCTCTGACTATGAGCCTGAGGCCTTTGCTGGCATCAGTTATCGGCAGGCGATGGGGCGCATGCATGCGTTGCGTCGCAATGGTGAAGTCGTGCGAGATGTCGCGGTCTTTCGCGAGGCTTATCAATTGGTGGATTGGGGATGGCTCTATGCACCCACGGCCTGGCCTGGTGTTGCTCGAGTTGTGGATGGGGTCTACAAGATCTGGGCTCGATTACGCCTGCGGCTCACTGGCCGCGAATCCCTCGATCAGCTATGCCGCTGCCGCATGAAGCGGCTTTAG
- a CDS encoding inorganic diphosphatase: MANIDQAPSRSTPNLLHVLPAFADESELRLNTIVELNSNTINKYELITETGHLKLDRVGYSSLAYPFAYGCIPRTWDEDGDPLDIEIVSVTEPLVPGSIVEARIIGIMTFDDGGEVDDKVIAVLADDKRMDHITSFEQLGEQWLKETQYYWEHYKDLKKPGTCRVNGFLGVQKAVEIIKACEARYLAEIDPKLVD, from the coding sequence ATGGCCAACATCGATCAGGCTCCAAGCCGCAGCACTCCCAACCTCTTGCATGTGTTGCCTGCCTTTGCCGATGAATCGGAATTGCGGCTCAACACGATCGTGGAGCTCAACTCCAACACGATCAATAAATATGAGCTGATCACGGAAACAGGCCACCTCAAGCTTGATCGTGTCGGCTATTCCTCCCTGGCCTATCCCTTTGCCTACGGTTGCATTCCTCGTACATGGGACGAAGACGGTGATCCACTCGACATCGAAATCGTCAGTGTCACAGAGCCGCTGGTGCCCGGCTCGATTGTTGAGGCAAGGATCATTGGCATCATGACCTTTGATGATGGTGGTGAAGTCGACGACAAAGTGATCGCTGTGCTGGCTGATGACAAGCGCATGGACCACATCACCAGCTTTGAACAGCTCGGAGAGCAATGGCTGAAGGAGACCCAGTACTACTGGGAGCACTACAAGGACCTTAAAAAGCCTGGTACCTGCAGGGTGAACGGCTTCTTAGGGGTGCAAAAGGCTGTCGAGATTATCAAGGCCTGCGAAGCCCGTTATCTCGCTGAGATCGATCCAAAACTGGTTGATTGA
- a CDS encoding carboxypeptidase M32: MQSWIQPLLALAWQRLGEYLHETQLLGSIQSTLYWDQNTRMPSAGAAWRGEQLSLLAKQLHARQSSSQFEGLLVEVRAEFEQARLAGELEPSQVVERARNLELLEQDLRRQQRLDPALVGALATAKAKGYARWQQAKSTADFSCFAPALQHLISLRQEQAQQLAEQRSCWESLAQPFEPDLTLARLKELFAPLRQRLPDLVEEARAWTRSRAVSLGWDLHDTTQQDLCERLLQGWGRDLSITCVARSPHPFSTTLGPQDFRLTTRVVPGQPLSCFLATAHEWGHSLYEQGLPAQSHQWFAWPLGQATSMAVHESQSLFWENRIARSKAFCECWWPHFASVGAPLSSADELWLAMNPLTPGLNRVEADELSYGLHILIRTDLEIALLEEGLPVEDLPDQWNQRYSNLLGVIPDNDGEGCLQDVHWSEGLFGYFPSYLMGHLISAQLSEAMQQAIGPLEEHVSHANEHQLLAWLREHVHPIGRMMNAEQLVEHVTGKPLSSKPFLDYLEDKLERLREL; the protein is encoded by the coding sequence ATGCAGTCATGGATCCAGCCCTTGCTTGCGCTGGCTTGGCAACGACTTGGTGAATATCTGCACGAGACCCAGCTTTTGGGTTCGATTCAAAGCACCCTCTATTGGGATCAGAACACCAGGATGCCTTCTGCTGGGGCTGCTTGGCGCGGTGAGCAACTCAGTCTTCTGGCCAAGCAATTGCATGCACGTCAAAGCAGTTCGCAATTTGAGGGGCTGTTGGTGGAGGTTCGCGCTGAATTTGAGCAAGCTCGTTTGGCGGGGGAGTTGGAGCCAAGCCAGGTTGTTGAGCGAGCTCGCAACCTGGAGCTGCTTGAGCAAGACCTCAGGCGACAGCAGCGCCTAGATCCTGCTTTGGTGGGAGCGCTCGCGACTGCGAAGGCAAAGGGATATGCGCGATGGCAGCAAGCCAAATCAACGGCTGATTTTTCCTGCTTCGCGCCGGCTTTGCAGCATCTGATCAGTTTGCGCCAGGAACAGGCGCAGCAGCTGGCAGAACAACGCAGCTGCTGGGAAAGTTTGGCCCAACCTTTTGAGCCGGATCTGACCTTGGCGCGTTTAAAGGAGCTGTTTGCTCCATTACGTCAACGACTGCCTGATTTAGTTGAGGAGGCACGCGCTTGGACTCGTTCTCGTGCGGTGTCATTGGGATGGGATTTGCATGACACCACTCAGCAGGATCTTTGTGAGCGCCTGCTTCAGGGATGGGGTCGGGATCTGAGCATCACTTGCGTGGCGCGATCACCGCATCCGTTTTCAACAACCCTTGGACCTCAGGATTTTCGACTCACGACAAGAGTGGTGCCTGGGCAGCCTTTGTCTTGTTTTTTGGCCACCGCCCATGAATGGGGACACTCCCTTTATGAACAGGGTCTACCTGCTCAAAGTCATCAATGGTTTGCCTGGCCGTTGGGCCAGGCCACGTCGATGGCGGTGCATGAGAGTCAGTCTCTGTTTTGGGAGAACAGAATTGCTCGCAGTAAGGCTTTTTGCGAATGCTGGTGGCCTCATTTTGCCTCTGTAGGCGCGCCACTCAGCTCTGCTGATGAGCTTTGGCTGGCGATGAATCCATTAACACCAGGATTGAATCGCGTGGAAGCCGATGAACTCAGTTATGGCTTGCATATTTTAATTCGAACAGATCTTGAAATTGCGCTGCTAGAAGAAGGCTTACCGGTGGAGGATTTGCCTGATCAATGGAACCAGCGCTATAGCAATTTGCTTGGTGTGATTCCCGACAATGATGGCGAGGGCTGTCTGCAAGATGTGCATTGGAGTGAAGGTTTATTTGGTTATTTCCCTTCTTATCTGATGGGGCATCTGATTAGTGCGCAGCTATCAGAAGCGATGCAGCAGGCGATTGGACCACTTGAGGAACATGTTTCTCATGCTAATGAGCATCAGCTGTTGGCTTGGTTGCGAGAGCATGTTCACCCGATTGGCCGGATGATGAATGCTGAGCAATTGGTGGAGCACGTAACCGGAAAACCTTTATCGAGCAAGCCTTTCCTTGATTACTTAGAAGACAAGCTCGAGCGTTTACGAGAGCTTTGA
- the rpoD gene encoding RNA polymerase sigma factor RpoD gives MSPAATQAAAAKAQPKASAKTAKPQVAKGTAKTKAKKVKATAAKAKTAAKPVSSAAKASSPKAKKAKATPPPTVSKNLDLTADQLLATAATSAPKASAETESSQAAAKATSEADAKARALANIKIGPKGVYTEDSIRVYLQEIGRIRLLRPDEEIELARKIADLLHLEELAEQFNSDHGHYPNNKEWASLVEMPNIKFRRRLMLGRRAKEKMVQSNLRLVVSIAKKYMNRGLSFQDLIQEGSLGLIRAAEKFDHEKGYKFSTYATWWIRQAITRAIADQSRTIRLPVHLYETISRIKKTTKVLSQEFGRKPTEEEIAESMEMTIEKLRFIAKSAQLPISLETPIGKEEDSRLGDFIESDTENPEQDVAKNLLREDLEGVLATLSPRERDVLRLRYGLDDGRMKTLEEIGQIFEVTRERIRQIEAKALRKLRHPNRNGVLKEYIK, from the coding sequence ATGAGTCCTGCAGCCACCCAAGCAGCAGCTGCAAAGGCCCAGCCAAAAGCCTCTGCAAAGACTGCCAAACCCCAAGTGGCCAAAGGCACGGCTAAAACCAAAGCCAAGAAAGTCAAGGCAACAGCAGCTAAGGCAAAGACTGCTGCCAAGCCGGTTAGCTCTGCTGCAAAAGCGTCCAGCCCCAAAGCAAAAAAAGCAAAAGCCACCCCTCCCCCTACTGTCAGCAAAAACCTTGATTTAACTGCTGACCAACTTCTCGCTACAGCAGCGACAAGCGCCCCTAAGGCAAGCGCTGAAACTGAAAGCAGCCAAGCTGCTGCTAAAGCAACCAGCGAAGCAGACGCGAAGGCCAGAGCTCTAGCCAATATCAAGATCGGTCCTAAAGGCGTCTACACCGAAGATTCCATCAGGGTTTATCTCCAGGAGATCGGCCGTATCCGCCTGCTGCGTCCGGACGAGGAGATTGAACTAGCCCGCAAAATTGCTGACCTCCTGCATCTAGAGGAACTGGCAGAGCAGTTCAATAGTGATCACGGTCACTACCCCAACAACAAGGAATGGGCTTCCCTTGTTGAAATGCCCAACATCAAATTCCGCCGTCGCCTGATGCTGGGGCGCCGAGCCAAGGAAAAGATGGTGCAATCCAACCTGCGGCTGGTTGTTTCGATCGCCAAAAAATACATGAATCGAGGCTTGTCCTTCCAGGATCTAATCCAAGAAGGCAGCCTTGGACTAATTCGTGCTGCCGAAAAATTCGACCACGAGAAAGGGTACAAATTCTCCACCTATGCCACCTGGTGGATCCGTCAAGCCATCACCCGAGCAATTGCGGATCAGAGCCGAACAATCCGTCTTCCTGTTCACCTCTACGAAACAATCTCACGCATCAAAAAAACAACCAAAGTGCTGAGCCAGGAGTTTGGCCGTAAACCAACAGAAGAGGAAATTGCCGAAAGCATGGAGATGACAATCGAAAAACTTCGATTTATCGCAAAAAGTGCTCAACTACCCATCTCCCTCGAGACACCGATTGGCAAAGAGGAAGACTCCAGACTTGGTGATTTCATCGAATCTGATACTGAGAATCCAGAACAAGATGTTGCCAAAAATCTCTTGCGAGAAGATCTAGAAGGTGTTCTCGCAACCCTCAGCCCCCGCGAACGTGATGTTCTGCGTCTGCGCTATGGCCTTGACGATGGCCGCATGAAAACCCTCGAGGAAATTGGACAGATCTTTGAGGTCACACGAGAGCGCATCCGTCAGATTGAAGCCAAAGCCCTACGCAAACTTCGCCACCCGAATCGCAATGGTGTTTTAAAGGAATACATCAAGTAA